Genomic DNA from Providencia sp. PROV188:
TCCCATAGCGCGCGACCTTCACGTAAGAATTCTGGGGAGAAAATCACGTTGGTGTAACCGAACTCTTTACGCAGACGCTCTGTAAAGCCCACTGGAATAGTAGATTTGACGATAATGGTCGCTTCCGGGTTCAGTTTGTTCACATCATGAATGACGGATTCCACTGAATTGGTGTTGAAGTAGTTCGTTTTTGGGTCGTAGTCTGTCGGGGTCGCCACAATCACGTATTGCGCGCCTGTATAGGCTTCGACTTTATCTTCGGTTGCACGGAAATTGAGTTGTTTTTCCGTTAGAAACTGTTCGATTTCGGTATCGATAATCGGGGATTGCTTATTGTTAAGCATCGCCACTTTTTCAGGAATGATATCGACCGCCACCACTTCGTGGTGTTGGGACAGTAACATGGCGTTAGACAGACCGACGTAGCCGGTACCTGCGATTGCTATTTTCAAACTTGCCTCTCAAATCCTTCTGCGGATATTTCAGGTGGTAAACTATATTGATGGTAAATCGTATTGATGACCGATATTAACGGTGATAATACGACTTGTACCAATCAACAAACGCCTGAACACCCTGTTCAATAGAAACTTGTGGGCGATAACCGGTGACGTTAAACAGGTCTTCGGTGTCTGCCCATGTCGTGTAAACATCTCCCGCTTGCATCGGTAAGAAGTTCTTAATGGCTTCTTTTCCTAACGCATTTTCCAATGCAGAAATAAAATCAATCAGCTTCACAGGCTGTCCATTACCAATATTATAAATCCGGTAAGGTGCGCTGCTTTGCGCTGGCGAATCTGAGCGATTTTGCGGGTCTGCTTGCGGGATTATATCTGAAACGCGAATAACACCTTCGACAATATCATCAATGAAAGTGAAATCACGGCTCAGATCGCCGTTATTATAAACATCGATAGGTTCACCCGCTAAGATAGCCTTGGTGAATTTAAACAGCGCCATATCAGGGCGTCCCCACGGACCATACACGGTGAAAAAGCGTAAGCCTGTCGTCGGGAGCTGATAAAGATGCGAATAAGAGTGCGCCATTAACTCATTGGCTTTTTTGGTCGCGGCATATAACGAAATAGGGTGATCGGTGGACATGTCGGTAGTGAATGGCATTTTATCGGTCACGCCATACACTGAACTCGAAGAGGCATACACCAAGTGTTTCACTTTCGCTTGGCGGCAACCTTCTAAAATCGCCAAATGCCCATTCAGGTTACTGTCAGCATAGGCAAATGGGTTTTGTAATGAGTAACGCACCCCTGCCTGTGCGGCAAGATGGATAACGCGGTCGAAATTCTCTTGAGTACACAACACCAGCACTTTTTCGCGGTCAGTGATATCAAGATGAATAAACCGGAACTGCGGATATTGTTCAAGTATATGCAGTCGAGACTGTTTCAATCCCTGATCATAATAGGCATTCATATTATCGATACCGATAACTTCATGCCCACTTTCTAATAGTCTTTGACACAATCTAAAACCAATAAACCCGGCACTTCCCGTGACCAAATATTTCATATTCGTTATCTTCTTACGTTATTAAATGATGGTTTATCAACATTCTAGCACTAATTAGAGATAAACTACTTGGTCTCATCTTTATTGGCGACACCGAGCACATGATAAACATAGTGGCGATAACCATCGAGTAACTGCTTATCTTCACAGTCATTCAGTTTACCGTCGCATAAATGGCGCATCTTAATATTCGCTTCATAGAACGGCGAAACTTTCAAATTTGCGCGTTCCAATAACATTCCACCAAGGAATGAAATGTCCGTTAACTCACCTGTTTTAATTGCGGTACCCGCTTTGAGATTATCTCTTAGGGTAAACTGTGTCGCATAAGCAGGAGACGATAATGTGGACTTATATTTGTCCAAACTGATCCCCGGTTGATGGTCACCAAAATAGAGGAACATCAGTGGGCGCTGACGCTTTTCCATAAACGAAACGAAATCACGAATGGCCGCATCAGAATGGACGATTTTTTCCATATAATGGCTAAATTCGCCTGCGGAATCTTTATTATCTAGCTTATCTTTAATTCCATAGTCATCACTGTGACCTTCTTTATAAGGTCCGTGTTCATACATGGTTAATGCAAAAATAAAGACGGGCTTGTCCGTTTCTGTTGCCAAAATTTCTTTTACGTACTTCAGCATATCTTCCGTGCTGATCGTCCATAAATTATCTTGCAACTTGCCTGGATAACCTAACTCTTGAGGCTGAATGATACGGTCAACGCCCATCGTTTCATAAGCGTGACCAGAATGATAAGCCCCTTTATTAAACGGTGTCAGGACGACCGTATAATAACCGTTGGCTTTCATCTCTTTAAATAAGCTGTTATTTAAATGATCGACCACAAAATAGAACACACCGCTTTTTTGTGCTCCGAAATCATCGCTATTTAACCCCGTTAATGCAGAAAACTCAGATAACCATGTTCCACCACCGAAGGTTTGTACGCGCATCGGACTATGTGCAATCATATTGGCATCTTGCTGAAACATAAATAACTCTGGCAGTTTAGTCCCTGCAGGTAAATCATAAACTTTTGGATCAACCGTGGATTCTTGTAACAACAGCAGAATGTCAGGCTTTTCGGTTTGTTCATTCTTCGCCAAAGAAACATTCGCCGCTTTTTGTTCAAAATAGCTCGCATCACCCACAAAATGCGGTGATTTGTATTTCGCATTCTGTGCAGACATCACCAAGTTAGTCACTGTACCACGACCTTTCGGCAACATTTGTGACCATTTATCAAAGTAATGCGTACTTGCCCAATCCGCCCCAAAGTAACCAACGATAACCATGAGCACACTAACCACACGTGATATCTTGCGTTTACATGGTGTCGATAAGCGCCAACTGATCACACCGTTGATGATAAGCAGAATAAATAACGCAAGTACCGCCACGCCCGCCAACCAATAGTGACCTAATGTCCCTAAGTTGGAGGTATCCGTCATCAAATTAATATCAGTGAAGAAAAGTTGCTCTTTATAATAGTGAACTTTTAACTGATTAAAGATTTTGATGATAATAAACAGGGTACTCGTAATAATTGCAGAGAAAACCCAACGAGCAGTGACTGTAAATAAAACACCGAATATGACAGCATAAACACAAATGGAAATCAGACCAGGATAGATAACGCCACTTTTTTCAAAGACTAAAAACAGCGAGCCAATAAAAATCAGCGCCAGATAAATACTCGCAATTAGTTTTTTATTCATTTGACTTCCACAATTCACAAAAAGGTATCAAGGTTAACAAAACTGCCAACATTATAATGGCGAAAACCCTACAATTTATTCAACAAAAATGCCTTTATCTCGTAAATAATGCCCATCTTCTTTACGACGAGTAAAGCCACTTTTATCAAAGAACTCGAGAATTTGAATCGCAAGTTTACGACCAATACCCAGTTCATTACGAAAATCAGCGGCAAAAATCACCTCGTGATCAGCACAATGACGTGAAATAATTTGGGCAAATTGGCGGATCTGTTCGCTGCTATAATACCTATCGCGCACAATCGCTACGATCATCCCCATTTGTGCAGCTTTTTTCAGTATACGGCGAATAGTATCTTCATCGTGACCTGTTTCTACGGCAATATCGCGTACCCAACGAGCTTCAGGATGCGAGAACAGCCCTTCCACTTGTTGCCAAATACCTTGCTGCTTGGCATCAAACACTAACCCATGCTGCGGCATATGCAACCAGCCACGAGTCTGCTTAATCACCCCCTCGGCAATCAAATCATTAATCAATTTGAATACCAAGGTTTCATCCATCGTAGGCAGCGCCATTCGTTTCAATCGCGCTTTACCGACACCAATCTGGTCGCTATGAACTTCATTGAAGTTTTCGAGGGATTGAGTCAACTTGTCCTTGGCAACCTGCGCTTTAAACGCAGAAAGTACGACATCGCCGACACGAACAATATCAACTTGTTCCAACAAGGAATCTAATGCCGACTGAGTTAACTGGCGCGACCAACCGTAACTGTTTAAGTCTAGCTCACCGCTGGGTAACTGTAGGTTAAGCTGCGCCAGCTCATCATCCGTTGCACATAAACGGGATAGCCAATCGAGAAACTCAGGTTGTCTCTTACCACGACGCGGAGACACTAAGCGGATCACTCGCGCACCAGCAAGGGTTTGCCGCGCACTAATATCGCGAATAATTAATCTGTCATTATCCACCAGCCACAGTGGCGTATCTAAAATCAGCTCTGCCAACATTGGTGTTTCGCCCGATTCTGTCAGCAAAGAGACTCGCCCTGTAATGTGACTTGCACCGTGGTATAAATGCACGGGTTGCCAATGTTTAAGTGGCGCATCACAAGTCAGTTCCACTATCACCCGAGAGGCGATAAAAGCAGGTTGCTCGGCCAGCAGCCAATCACCACGGGTTATCGACTCTTTATCGATATTCCCCGTTAAGTTAAGCGCGACGCGATCCCCTGCTTGAGCAAACTCAGCCACTTGGTTTTGGCGATGAATCCCACGAATACGGACTGGAGTATCCGCCCCCGTCACCCATAAGGATTCACCCACATTCACTTTACCCGCTAGCGCCGTTCCTGTGACTACAATCCCCGCCCCTTTCACATGGAAAATACGGTCGATGGCTAAACGAAAGCGCTGTTGCAGGTTAGTAGAAGAATTATGTTGTTGGTGTAGTTGCTGTAAGTATTGACGCAGTGCATCAATGCCCAGCCCTGTACTTG
This window encodes:
- a CDS encoding NAD-dependent epimerase, producing the protein MKYLVTGSAGFIGFRLCQRLLESGHEVIGIDNMNAYYDQGLKQSRLHILEQYPQFRFIHLDITDREKVLVLCTQENFDRVIHLAAQAGVRYSLQNPFAYADSNLNGHLAILEGCRQAKVKHLVYASSSSVYGVTDKMPFTTDMSTDHPISLYAATKKANELMAHSYSHLYQLPTTGLRFFTVYGPWGRPDMALFKFTKAILAGEPIDVYNNGDLSRDFTFIDDIVEGVIRVSDIIPQADPQNRSDSPAQSSAPYRIYNIGNGQPVKLIDFISALENALGKEAIKNFLPMQAGDVYTTWADTEDLFNVTGYRPQVSIEQGVQAFVDWYKSYYHR
- a CDS encoding LTA synthase family protein — its product is MNKKLIASIYLALIFIGSLFLVFEKSGVIYPGLISICVYAVIFGVLFTVTARWVFSAIITSTLFIIIKIFNQLKVHYYKEQLFFTDINLMTDTSNLGTLGHYWLAGVAVLALFILLIINGVISWRLSTPCKRKISRVVSVLMVIVGYFGADWASTHYFDKWSQMLPKGRGTVTNLVMSAQNAKYKSPHFVGDASYFEQKAANVSLAKNEQTEKPDILLLLQESTVDPKVYDLPAGTKLPELFMFQQDANMIAHSPMRVQTFGGGTWLSEFSALTGLNSDDFGAQKSGVFYFVVDHLNNSLFKEMKANGYYTVVLTPFNKGAYHSGHAYETMGVDRIIQPQELGYPGKLQDNLWTISTEDMLKYVKEILATETDKPVFIFALTMYEHGPYKEGHSDDYGIKDKLDNKDSAGEFSHYMEKIVHSDAAIRDFVSFMEKRQRPLMFLYFGDHQPGISLDKYKSTLSSPAYATQFTLRDNLKAGTAIKTGELTDISFLGGMLLERANLKVSPFYEANIKMRHLCDGKLNDCEDKQLLDGYRHYVYHVLGVANKDETK
- the selB gene encoding selenocysteine-specific translation elongation factor codes for the protein MIFATAGHVDHGKTSLIQALTGVNTAHLPEEKKRGMTIDLGYAYWPQSDGSSIGFIDVPGHEKFLANMLAGIGGVNHALLVVACDDGIMAQTLEHLSILRLAGCQDVSVILTKADRVDESRVAEVTQQVHAELRRQGWLNAPLFITSASTGLGIDALRQYLQQLHQQHNSSTNLQQRFRLAIDRIFHVKGAGIVVTGTALAGKVNVGESLWVTGADTPVRIRGIHRQNQVAEFAQAGDRVALNLTGNIDKESITRGDWLLAEQPAFIASRVIVELTCDAPLKHWQPVHLYHGASHITGRVSLLTESGETPMLAELILDTPLWLVDNDRLIIRDISARQTLAGARVIRLVSPRRGKRQPEFLDWLSRLCATDDELAQLNLQLPSGELDLNSYGWSRQLTQSALDSLLEQVDIVRVGDVVLSAFKAQVAKDKLTQSLENFNEVHSDQIGVGKARLKRMALPTMDETLVFKLINDLIAEGVIKQTRGWLHMPQHGLVFDAKQQGIWQQVEGLFSHPEARWVRDIAVETGHDEDTIRRILKKAAQMGMIVAIVRDRYYSSEQIRQFAQIISRHCADHEVIFAADFRNELGIGRKLAIQILEFFDKSGFTRRKEDGHYLRDKGIFVE